One Solanum pennellii chromosome 9, SPENNV200 DNA segment encodes these proteins:
- the LOC107030569 gene encoding sister chromatid cohesion protein SCC4-like — translation MYQQLGEKGSETENLDYQTKKVEDLQKRISTACLSSHHVELIAKVKAEAHQLSETDIKRAISGPSMRVDLDIPESIGLSVTSPMASSSRLMDFDMGRLRKRKA, via the exons ATGTACCAGCAACTGGGTGAAAAAGGGAGTGAAACGGAGAATCTTGATTACCAAACAAAGAAAGTAGAGGATCTACAAAAAAGGATTTCTACCGCATGTTTGTCCAGTCACCATGTTGAACTG ATTGCCAAAGTGAAAGCTGAAGCCCATCAATTGAGTGAGACTGACATTAAACGAGCAATCTCTGGCCCTTCTATGAGAGTTGATCTGGACATTCCTGAATCCATTGGTCTGTCAGTAACTTCTCCCATGGCGTCTTCATCAAGGCTTATGGATTTTGATATGGGAAGACTGCGAAAGAGAAAAGCTTAA